The nucleotide sequence GGATTGCGCGTTCCCGAGCGCCACGCAGAATGAGATCAACGCAAAAGACGCGGTCAATCTCATTAAGAATGGCGTCTATGTGGTCAGCGAGGGAGCGAACATGCCGAGCACCCTCGAAGCCACACGACTGTTCCTCGAAGCGAAAGTCCTTTATGGTCCTGCCAAGGCAGCCAATGCCGGCGGCGTGGCCACGTCAGGACTGGAAATGGCACAGAACAGCATGCGCATCTCCTGGTCGCGTGAAGAAGTGGACGATCGTCTCCACAAGATCATGATCTGCATTCACAAAAACTGCTTTGAAACGGCCGAAAAATACGGCACGCCCGGCAACTATGTGAACGGCGCCAATATCGCTGGCTTCCTGAAAGTGGCCAATTCGATGCTGGACCAGGGCCTGGTTTAGAGAACGGCACTAGCACTGGCATTTAGCAAAAACGGGCCGCAGCCACACCATCCCCGGCGAGGCGGCGGCCCGATCGAACTTCATCCGTAGAGACGGGGCTTGCCTCGTCTCTCTATTCAAGTAGCTTGTGTTCCCGCAGGACGGCGTCTACCTCCGCATTCCCCGTTGGCGTGTTGCAGTCTTTCATGGAGTCCCCCGCCGCAATCAGTAGCCGAGCGACTTCGGCATGATCCCCGCCCGGTTCGCCGCAGTTTCGCGTTCCGTGATGCAGCCATCCCGACGGAGTCGCGTGAAACGCCTGGTCCTTAATATCCAGAGACGCGTGGTGATCGAGCAGCAGTTTCACCAGATCGGCGTATCCCTTCCAGGAAGCCCAGTGCAGGGCGGTGCCGCCGTGTTCTCCTCGAGCATCGACCGGCAGGCCGGCTGCCAGCAACCCGCGGACGGCCGACGTGTTGTGAACGGATGCCAGGTGCGGGATCAGATTTTGATATCCAGGCTGGGAACTCACACCAGGCAGAGCCGCGAGTGGATCACCGGCATGGCCCGCTTGCTCGACGAATTGATCGAGCGCAGATAGGTCTGTCTTTGCCCCGCGCGATTGCAGGAATGCGGCCACCTCTTTTTGACCACTTAGGACGGCAAGCGCATAGGCGGTCCGTCCGTCGTGTCGTCGGACATTCAGGTCGGCGCCGTGATCAAGCAGGGTCGTGACGATCTTGACGCTTCGCCCACGCCAGACCGCCCAGTGCAGCGCGGTATTGCCCTGTTCGTTGGTCTCGTTCGGGTCGCCGCCCGCATTCAGTAGAAGTTGCAGTCCTTCGCTATCTTCGCGGTCCAGCATGTGCTTGAGCGCATTGGATCCATCAACCTTTGCACCGTGCCGGAGCAGCAGCTTCATACAGGCTAGATCGTGATGCTCGGTCGAGTGGTAAAGAGACTCGTTGTCGTTCGGGTTCGCCCCCGCTTCCAGCAACGCCAAAGTCAGCGCAGGATTATTGTTAATGCCACTTGCCGCGTATAGGCAGGAAAGTGGATTGTCGGGCAAATCCTCGGGCGTGAAAGAGGCATTCGGATCAGCGCCATGACGCAAGAGGACTTGAGCGGTTGCTAACAGGCCCGCAGACCGCACGGATTGCCCATTGGCGTAACGGGAAAAACAGACGTAGAGCAGCGGCACACAGTCTTGCGGACCGCTCTTTGCATTGACAAGCGCCGGCGTTTCCGTGACTGTGCGCTCGACCAGCACATGATCTCCGAGGACCAGTCCCACATAGAACCCGGCATTGGCAACCTTCGGATTTGCTACGCGTAGTGCCTCCGCGCGTTGCAAGTCAGAAACGGCTGCGTCGATGAACGCGGCTACCAGTTCCTGAAAATTCAGGTTTGATTCGACGAGGAACGCCCGGAAGCGTGGCCAACTCGCGAAGCCTTGCTCTCGGGCGACGGCTAGCTGTGCATCGTGGAGCGCGGGGACTGCGCTAGTTTTCAGTTTCGGCGAGTAAAGGTGCAAACGTTGCGTTGCTTTGGAATCGCCAGCCTTGCTGGCTCTGAGCAGCGCTTTCGCCTGCTTGCGGTAGAACTCAAGATTGTGGCGGACAACTTCGGATTGGGTCGGCATACGACCTCCTTTCAAATCGTGCCCATCGTCCGCATAACGGGCTGAAAGAAGGTCCAGCAACTGCAGGATTCGAAGAGGTGGGAAAATCCCTTTCCGCGGACCGGATGCGCCCTTGTGCGCTAGAGAAGTATAGCGAGTCGTTGCCCGATCGCGCAAAGTCCGCAAGACACACGAACGAGAAGAACGGATGGATCCGATTCGATCCATCCGCCTCGCTGGCACGATGATTCCATGTCATGGGACGATCATTGCCAGTTGCGCCCGCTCGAACGCGGGCAGGTCTGTAGATTTCTATTCTTTCGGACTCCGCCGCCAGATCGGCAACGCCGGATTCCACTGGTGGACTTCCCGTTCGAAATTGCGCACGGGAGCACCCACGCCGGTCAGCTCTGCTTCTTCCAGAATCTTGGCGATGCGTGCATCGAGCCTCTTGCGGAGTTCCGGTAGCGCTACCTGATCCGACAACTGTGCATGCGTCAGTGTGCCGTGGCCTTCACACAATGGACATTCAATCTTTGCGCCTTGGTCCGTCATGATGGGATTCACCCGCGCCCTTCCAGTGGAGGATTGACTGCTGGATTCAAACCGATTAAAGGCCGCGAAAATGGAGTGCACAGTGACAGACAGCACCTCGGCGAGTGAGGCGCCTCACAAGGGGTAAGCCCAGTGGCTAAGGGCTATTTCTGAGTGCGGAGCGACTGAGTGCTAACGGCTGCCCTACCGTGCCCTCGCCAGCACCAGCGTCACATCGTCGGGCTGTTCCTTGTCGCCGATCCAGTCATCGACCGCGGCAGTGACAATCTCTGTAATCCTTGCGAGCGGCAGGTGCCGATTTTCGCGGACCAGGTCAAGCAGTCTCTGTTCTCCGAATTCCCCATAGTCGTTTTCGGGTTCCGTGACGCCGTCGCTGTAGGCCACAAAAATATCGCCGCGCCGAAGTTGCACGGTTGCTTCTGGATATTGCACATCCGAAAACAATCCCACCACCGTTCCGCCGCACGTCAGGTACTGGCAGGAGCCGTCTTCCGATATCAGAATCGGCGGCAGGTGTCCGGCATTGCTGTAGGTCAATCGACGGTCGGCTCCATCGTAGATTCCCAAGAACAACGTCGCGTACTTTTCCTGCGGCGTGCTGTGGTAAAGCTGGTGATTCAGTAGCCCCAGCAGATTCGCCGACGATGCTTCCGCCCCTTTAATTTCCGAAGCGAGCATCAGATCGGCGCCGCCCGCCACTCCTGCCGCGACCGGCTCTCGCAGCAGGGGAACACCTTCCAGGCTGTACGCGCGTACCGCCGAATGGATGGTCGCCATCAGCAGCGCCGCGGAAATTCCTTTGCCGCTGACGTCGCCTACGGCCAGGATCAGTTTGTCCGAATGCAGCGACAGGAAATCGTAGTAGTCGCCGCTCACCGTTCTCGCCGGACGGCAGAACCCGTGCACTTCCAGGCTTTCCAGTTGCTCAATCTTCTGCGGAAACAGTGTTGCTTGCACTTCCTGCGCAATCGCGAGTTCGTTTTCCAGCCGCTGCTTTTCTTTTTGATCGAGAATCAGTTTCTCGATCGAAGCCGTCATCGAATTGAAAGAATTGGCCAGCGTCGCCAATTGGTCGTTTGATTTGACCTGGATGCGATGACTGAAATCGGCGCGGTTGATGTGCTTGGTAGCTTCGTAAAGCTGAGCGACGGCCGAAGTGATGCTGCGCGTCAACCGTGTTCCGATGAACAGAGCCAGGAGTTCGATGATTGCGAAAACGATCGCCACAACCAGCAGGATGTATTCGACGCCTCGCGCAAGGTCTCCCAAGGCCGCGAACAGCCGGTCGTAAAGAATGGACGGCCGCGTTTGTACGCGCACCAGCGCTCCTGCACGTTGCCGTTCGCCGGTCGTGCCACCCCAGTCAACCACTGACAGGGGCGTGCCAAAGGTGATTTCACGATCGAACAGGCTCGACGAAGCCGGGACCGTTCCGGCAATGAATGTCTGCCCAAGTTGGTGCGTCTCGCCCGAAACCGTGACTTTGGGCTGCCCCTGGCTGATATCAAGCCCGGTGCGTTTTGGATCCGCAGTTGCTTGACTGGGTGGGGGAGCGGTCGATGGCGCAGGCGCTGCCGGCTTTTCAACCGTCCCGTAAAGCGTGATTTCCCCGAGGTTGTTGGCAATTTCCTCCATCAGGGAACGATCCAGGGGCTCACTGGACACGACGTAAACCGGCTCCGCTTTCGTCTTTGCCTGGCTCGCCGCTCGCAGGTACAGGTGATCGTGGTCGCGTACGATCTCGCGAAAGTCTTCTTTCAGGAAGACTGGAAATGACATCGCAGTCGTACCTGCAGGCCCCGAGCAACTTGGCGGCAGCTGTTTCCCGTGCCAGGCGCAGACCTGGCGCCGCGACCAGTCGGCATCATGGGAGCGCATTCCTGCGATGGTTTCACCCGTCGGCCGCTGGTTGCCATCGAACTGCGTGCTCAATTCATTGGCGATAGCACGGTTCGCCGCTTCCATGCTGCGCAAGTGGCTGGTCATTTCCGACGTGACCACAAAACTGGCAAACTGTCCCGCGAGCAGGTAAAGAGTGACGGTAGAAATCACTACCAACAAGACGACCGGGATCACCCCGATAAAAACGTAGGTCACGATCAGCCGGTTGCGCAGCCGCCATAACATCTGGGACCGAAGCCAGCGAAACCCAACGATGGTGAACAGGAGAATCGCCAGCCCACTCAGGAAACTGACCCAGCCGCCCAGGCTGCTCGCGACGGCTGGGCTCAGATGCCCACTCAACAACTGGACGAGAAATATGACGATATCCAGGGCAAGCACGTACACACCGGCACGCGCTGTGCGGGAATCAGGCCACAGGCCGGCGTCCCGCAGCTTGCTCTCGATTTCGAGTGGTACCAGTCTCATACAGGCGCCGATGTCAGCGCATCACTATGTGTTCAGATTTCTGGATAAAAATCGAAAAAGGCTTCCAGGCTGGTCTTTAACTGCTTCTCGATCTCGGCCTTACTGCCCTCCAGCGTATGCATGGTGACATGGGCCTCGCGCCCATTTTTCAACTTCAAGGTCGCGTCTCCGACTTCGGTCAATTCGTCCGCCGGCAAAAGGCGCAGACCATACACCAGCGTCAGGTTTGCCATCCGTAGATTGTAAGCCAAGAGATTTGCAATCGCAGAGAAATGCCCTTTGGGTGGCGTACCAGTCCACCGCCGCGATCAAGGGCGTTTTTGCTAGTCACCAACCACTAACCACTAGCCACTGTTTTACCTACCCCGGCGGCCAATGCAGCGGTCTTCCCCCCAGCAGGTGCACGTGCATATGAAAGACCGATTGTCCCGCTCCCGGACCGACGTTGAGCACGGTTCGATATCCATTCTCAATCGAACGTTGCCGGGCAATCTCTGCCGCTGCGAGGTGACAATAGCCAACCAGTTCTGCATCTTCAGCACTAGCTTCTTTCAGTCCGGCGATGTGCTTCTTCGGAATGACCAGCACGTGGGTGGGAGCTTGTGGGTTGATATCGTCGAATGCGAGCGTGTGTTTGTCTTCATAGACTTTTTTGGAAGGAACTTCGCCGCGCACGATGCGGCAAAACAAACAATCAGCCATAGCACGTCCATCCTTGGAAGATGTTGGGGCCCTTTCAACGTGGCCTGGGGGAAGGTACAAACGCGTCCTTTGGTGCCTGTCCTGCTAGTCTAACCGAACCAGAAACACCGCGCCCTCGGAAGTTTCCGTTTCGCGTGCCAGTGTTTGTGCGCGTTCGCGATCATCGTCTAATACGCGCACTCGCACCCACCATCCACCCGCCGGACTCGCAAAGTGCAGCACTTTCGCTGTCCGATACCGACGCTGTAGATGCTCCATCAAGTCTGTCGCGTTCTTCTCTTCGCCGATGGAACCGATCTGGACCGCCCAGCGCCCGCCCGTATCCAGCGGAGCCGGAACCTGCAACACTTCCAGTCGGACTCGTGCCACGCCCGGCTGATAGACATCGAGCGCCTTCGCCGCAGCCAGCGACAGATCGAGAATGCGTCCTTCGACAAATGGTCCGCGATCCGTAATGCGCACCACCGCTGCGTGTCCCGTCTTTACGTTGGTCACGCGCACAATCGATCCCAGCGGCAGCGTCAGATGCGCCGCAGTCATCGCATGCATGTTGTAGACTTCGCCGTTTGACCCGCGCCGGTTGTGGTACGGCGCGCCATACCAGCTCGCCATCCCGGTCTCTTCAAAGACGGGCTTAGTTCCCGCCGGAACCGCGAGGCGCTCGTCCTGATCATCGCTATCTTGATTTCTATCGTTATCGGCGACGGTCGGCGAATCACTTGGGGGATTTCCGGTTGTCGATGCCGGCGCTGGCAGAGTGGGCGGCGAAGGCACGCGAACTTGCGTCTTCTTGTGTCCCCCGCAACCGCTGAGCAGAACCGTAACCACCAGCAGAAAAAGGGTAGAAGTCGCGACGCCCCAACGTTGATTGGGAATAAACCTCAGAGGTGCTTCGATTGCGTTTCCAGATAGTCCGCGAACTCGGCCAGTTTCACGGCTGCCGTCCGCAGCGCCTTCGAGGAATGCGTGCGCACTGCCGGCACCACTTCGTCGTTGAGATAGACAACCAGATTGGCAGTCTCTTTCTCCAGGGTCTCGGCGATATTCGTTACCGAGCGATTGAAGCGTGCGGAAGCGTCTTCCACCTTGCGGTCGAATTCGGTCATACGTGTCCTGCCGGAATATGTCAGTCGTCACGCGGTTGTCGCGGTCACCAGGCACTTTCATTATCGTGTCCCACTCCCGCCGGGTCAATGCCCGCGAATCCCATCCGCCACCATTGAGGTCAAAGGTGAGAGGTCAGATTGCAGAGGTTAGAATTCCCGGAGCCATGCGGTCCCGCCTTGTGAGGCTTTTACCTACGCAATTCGACCTCTCACCTCTAACCTTAAGTTACAATCTCCGCATGCGCCTGAGGCTCGCAGCGGTTCCGCTCCTTCTTTCTTTGATGCTCGGACTGGCCTGCACTATCGCTAAAGAACGTCCCGCTCGCACATTCTCAGAAGCCACCGGCGGCGAAGCTCTGGAACGTATTTTCTGGAAGCAGATTCAAGCCCACAATGGAACCGAGATTGAACGCATTCTTGCGTCCAACTACGTAGGAGTCGCCCCGGGAGCATCCCTCGATCGCGCCGCTGCCCTTGAGCAGTACCGCCAATGGAATCTGACTGACTACTCCATCGGTGACATGAAGACCGAAATGAATGGCCCGACTTTCATCGTGACCTACAGCATCACCCTGAACGGAACTGCCGCCGGCCAGCCGATCCCGTCCCCGCAACACATGATGACCGTGTGGCATCAACACAAGTCCGGATGGATGGTCATCGCGCACAGTGCCAGCCAACCGTAGATGTCAGCGTCACCAACAACTGCATCCGTAAAGACGCAGCGTGCCGCGCCTCCCGCACTTGGCAAGAACCTCCCCAGCTTCCGTCGCGCTCTTCTCCGTTGGTATGACGCCAATCATCGCGATCTTCCGTGGCGCAGGACCCGGGATCCCTACCGCATCTGGATCTCCGAGATCATGCTGCAACAGACACGCGTGGCCGCGGTCCTCGAACACTACCGTCTTTTTCTGGAGCGCTTTCCCGACATAAGAGCGCTGGCCGCCGCTCCCGAAAGCGCCGTCCTCGCCGCCTGGAGCGGCCTCGGCTACTACCGTCGCGCTCGCATGATGCGCCAGTGCGCGCAGAAACTCGTGGAAGAAAATGGCGGCTGTTTTCCTGCAACGTCGCTCGCCCTCCAGTCTCTTCCCGGTATTGGACGCTACACTGCCGCCGCCATTGCCAGCATTGCCTTCGGCGAACCGATAGCGGTGGTGGATGGCAACGTCGAACGCGTCCTCGAACGCATCGCCGGCCGCCAACGAACGAAAAAAGAATTCTGGCAGCAGGCACAGGCCTTGCTCGAAGAATCACGCCCCGCAGATTTCAACCAGTCCATGATGGAACTGGGTGCACTGGTATGCACATCCCGTCAACCGAAATGTAATGTCTGTCCGATCCGCAAGTGGTGTGCGACACGAGGCGAAGTCCCACGCACCCAACTGCAGTCAGGCCAGTCCAAGAAAGAAATCTGGTACACGCTGGAGGAACGCGGCCAACGCCTTCGTCTGATCCAGCGCCCCGCGAACGTGTCCCTCATGGCCGGCATGTGGGAGTTACCTGAGGCACTTCCGACGGTCGCTTCCCGATCCAAGTCCGGCGCAGGCACCAAGGTCGATGCAACTAACGGCGACGCTCTCAACTCCACAACCCGATCCGCCAAGCCAGCCGCGAAGCGGCGCAAGCCTACAGCCCACGGCGCAAGCCGTGGGTCACCGGCGGGTCATGACAAAGCCCCAAACGGGCGAAAGAGACTCTCCGCCGCCCCCTGGAGAACCTTTCGCCATTCCATCACCACCACCAACTACACCGTCCACGTAGTCCGCGGACGCGCCACCCATGGCAAGTGGGTCGCAATCGCAAAAATTTCCGATCTCCCCATCACCGGCCTGACGCGTAAAATCCTAAAAGCAGCCGGGATCATCTAAAGGAACGGGGATTAACAAGAGTTCCTGATACCTGACACCTAAGACCTGGCACCTGCTCCTATGACTTTTCTCGATCGCATTTTCGGAGGTTCCAAAAGCATGGCCGCATTGTCCGCCGGAACGAAAGCGCCGGATATCACCCTGAGCGCTGTTGATGGCGCAACCTTTTCTTTGCAGGACGCACTGAAGAAGGGTCCGGTGGTGGCCGTGTTCTTCAAGATCTCGTGTCCGGTATGCCAGTACGCGTTTCCATTTTTTGAACGACTCCACCAGGCCCACGGCGATAAGAACATCGCCATCGTCGGCATTTCGCAGGACGACAAGCGCAACACCGGCAGTTTCCTGAAGCAGTACGGCATCACCTTCCCGACTCTACTCGACGATCCCAAGGGCTATGCCGTCTCGAATGCTTATGGCCTGACCAACGTCCCCACCTGGTTCCTCATCGGACAGGACGGCGAAATTGAAATCTCCAGCGTTGGATGGGTGAAGAAAGACGTCGAAGACCTGAACCGCAAACTATCAGACCTGCAGAAGACCCCGCCACCAGCGCTCTTCAAGCCCGGAGAAGAAGTCCGCGACTTCCGCGCTGGTTGAGGCTCTAAAAACTAATCCCGCGGTCGCGGGACCACCTAACAAGGAAAAGAAACAATCGGTAGAGACGCGGCTTGCCGCGTTTCCCTTTCGCTCGCGATTCGCGTTCAGGCGTCAATGCTCGACGAGTCCACAACGAACCTGGGCTTGCTTTTGGGTGGCGCAGCGGTTCACCGCTGCGATCCATGCCATGATCTGGCGATCACACGAGCTAAGACCTCGCCCGGTTCGCTCGTGCCAGTTGTTGGTGATATGGCGATTTTTCGCCAACTACGAGGCAAGGTTCCTAGTTGTCGAGTTGCCAAGAAATGGTCCACAATCGTCGGGAATCGGTGACGTTGTTCCCGAAATCTGGGTTGCCATGAGTTATGACGTAATCGTTGTTGGGGGCAGTTTTGCGGGCTTGTCTGCCGCTCTTCAATTGGCGCGCGCGCGCAGGCGCGTGCTGGTCTTAGATTCCGGAAAGCCGCGCAACCGTTTCGCACGATTCGCTCACGGCTTTTTCGGCCACGATGGACAGCCGCCTTCAGCCATGCTCGCGAACGCACGGTCGCAACTGCTCTCCTACGGTACCGTTTCATTCGCCGGAGATCTGGCAACCGATGCAGCCAGCATCGGTAAGGAATATACCGTCACAGCGGCCGATGGCACGGTGCACACTGCCTCTCGCTTGATTCTGGCCACCGGCGTGAGTGACGATCTCTCAACTATTCCAGGGTTGCAGGAGCGCTGGGGCATTAGCATGCTCCACTGTTTCTACTGTCATGGGTACGAAGTGGCGGGACGACGCCTTGGCGTTCTAGCGGCTAATGATCGGTCTTTACAGACGGCAATGCTTCTCCCGGACTGGAGCGAGCACGTCACACTCTTTACCAACGGCGTGCTTACATTGAGCCCTGAGCAACTAGCTAGGCTACGCACACGCAGAGTTTCAGTTGAAGACGTACCAGTGGTTGGCCTGCTCGGAGACGCACCGGCTCTCTCGGGGCTCCGCCTGGACGACGGGCGCATCACTCCCGTCGATGCAGTCTTTATCAGCCCTTGCACCCGTATGGCCAGCCCGCTCGCTGAACAGCTTGGTTGCGAATTTGAAGAAGGCCCGTCTGGGCCGTTTATCCGCACGGGTGCGGATAAGCAGACCACCGTACGCGGTGTTTACGCTGCGGGCGATGCAGCCCGTCCGGGGCACAACGCCTCGTGGGCCGCTGCTGATGGAGTTATGGCGGGAATTTCCGCTCACCAATCCCTTACTCTGGCTCAGCCCGCGTGTTAGCAGCCATCGCCAGATCCTGGGGTGCGGTCAATGAGTGTAATCGCGATGTTACGTCAACCACCGTCGCAGAAGGCTGTTAGTCTCGGGGTGTAATCAGATTTCAAACCCCATTTTGGAGAAGCCATCCCGTGCATACGAAGATGCTCATGCGCCTAAGCTCGTTGTTTCTTGGGATTCTGGGGCTTGCAGCTTCTTTTATGCCGCAGGAAATTCTGGCCCATTATGGGGCGCGTTCGAGTGGACTAGGTGTCGACTAGGTGTCTTGCTGTTGCAAGTTGTGGGTGCGCTGTATCTGGGGTTCGCCGTTCTGAACTGGATGGCCCGTGACATCCTCATCGGCGGTATTTATGCGCGTCCGGTAGCACTCGGCAACTTCCTCCACTTCGGTATCGTGGGGCTCACTGTGTGGAAGGCAATCGCCAGTGGGGCGTCCAGGGGCAGCGACATCGTCGCGGGGGCAATCGTTTATTCGGTCTTTGCGGTGTGGTTTGGTTTGATCGTGTTTACTCATCCAACGAAGCAATGAGGAGGCAGCACGGTTTCACCGCTTTCTCGCCGCTGACGTTAACAGGCGTTAGCACCAACTACCCCCTTTGGCCTCTCGCTCGGCGCCATTTGCGTCTCGGCAGTGCAAGGTCTTGATTTCCTCCGCCGTACTACCACCGTAACTCGCTCCCGCACTCCAATCCTTTACAATCGGTCCACATCCGATTTCGATAAATTCAGGGGTTTCTGCATGATTGTTCGCCGCATGGTTGTGCTCGCCGCTGCCCTGTCCATGGCTGCCATGAGCACTGCTCAGCCTACGCCGTCTCGTCCTCCGTCGATTCCTCATCGCCTGGCCAGTCCGGCGGTCGCCGCCATTCAGGCCATCAAGCCGGAGAATATTGAGACGCACGTCCGCTTCCTGTCGCACGATCTTCTCGAAGGCCGCGGCACTGGACAACGGGGAGGCGACCTCGCCGCCGAATATATCGCCACGCAATTTGCTCTCTACGGATTGAAGCCCGCCGGCGATAAGGGCAGTTACATGCAGAAGGTGCCAATGGTCGGCATCACGCCCGGCGCTGACACGCGTTTCTCGCTTGTCCCGGCGAGCGGCCAGCCTCGGGAACTCAAGCCCCTCGACGAATACGTCGCCTACGATCAGACGCAGCAGCCCTCATCCGATATCGACGCCGAAATTGTTTTTGTCGGCTACGGCATCGAGGCGCCCGAATACAACTGGGACGACTACAAAGGCGTTGACGTTAAAGGCAAAGTCCTGCTCATGCTGGTCAACCAGCCGGACGATGATCCCAAGATTTTTCACGGCAAAGCCCTGACCTACTACGGGCGCTGGACTTACAAGTACGAACAAGCCGCTCGCAAAGGCGCAATCGGAGCCATCCTCGTCCACAAGACGGAAATGGCAA is from Acidobacteriota bacterium and encodes:
- a CDS encoding NAD(P)/FAD-dependent oxidoreductase, which produces MSYDVIVVGGSFAGLSAALQLARARRRVLVLDSGKPRNRFARFAHGFFGHDGQPPSAMLANARSQLLSYGTVSFAGDLATDAASIGKEYTVTAADGTVHTASRLILATGVSDDLSTIPGLQERWGISMLHCFYCHGYEVAGRRLGVLAANDRSLQTAMLLPDWSEHVTLFTNGVLTLSPEQLARLRTRRVSVEDVPVVGLLGDAPALSGLRLDDGRITPVDAVFISPCTRMASPLAEQLGCEFEEGPSGPFIRTGADKQTTVRGVYAAGDAARPGHNASWAAADGVMAGISAHQSLTLAQPAC
- a CDS encoding SpoIIE family protein phosphatase, encoding MRLVPLEIESKLRDAGLWPDSRTARAGVYVLALDIVIFLVQLLSGHLSPAVASSLGGWVSFLSGLAILLFTIVGFRWLRSQMLWRLRNRLIVTYVFIGVIPVVLLVVISTVTLYLLAGQFASFVVTSEMTSHLRSMEAANRAIANELSTQFDGNQRPTGETIAGMRSHDADWSRRQVCAWHGKQLPPSCSGPAGTTAMSFPVFLKEDFREIVRDHDHLYLRAASQAKTKAEPVYVVSSEPLDRSLMEEIANNLGEITLYGTVEKPAAPAPSTAPPPSQATADPKRTGLDISQGQPKVTVSGETHQLGQTFIAGTVPASSSLFDREITFGTPLSVVDWGGTTGERQRAGALVRVQTRPSILYDRLFAALGDLARGVEYILLVVAIVFAIIELLALFIGTRLTRSITSAVAQLYEATKHINRADFSHRIQVKSNDQLATLANSFNSMTASIEKLILDQKEKQRLENELAIAQEVQATLFPQKIEQLESLEVHGFCRPARTVSGDYYDFLSLHSDKLILAVGDVSGKGISAALLMATIHSAVRAYSLEGVPLLREPVAAGVAGGADLMLASEIKGAEASSANLLGLLNHQLYHSTPQEKYATLFLGIYDGADRRLTYSNAGHLPPILISEDGSCQYLTCGGTVVGLFSDVQYPEATVQLRRGDIFVAYSDGVTEPENDYGEFGEQRLLDLVRENRHLPLARITEIVTAAVDDWIGDKEQPDDVTLVLARAR
- a CDS encoding nuclear transport factor 2 family protein, which gives rise to MRLRLAAVPLLLSLMLGLACTIAKERPARTFSEATGGEALERIFWKQIQAHNGTEIERILASNYVGVAPGASLDRAAALEQYRQWNLTDYSIGDMKTEMNGPTFIVTYSITLNGTAAGQPIPSPQHMMTVWHQHKSGWMVIAHSASQP
- a CDS encoding ankyrin repeat domain-containing protein, producing the protein MPTQSEVVRHNLEFYRKQAKALLRASKAGDSKATQRLHLYSPKLKTSAVPALHDAQLAVAREQGFASWPRFRAFLVESNLNFQELVAAFIDAAVSDLQRAEALRVANPKVANAGFYVGLVLGDHVLVERTVTETPALVNAKSGPQDCVPLLYVCFSRYANGQSVRSAGLLATAQVLLRHGADPNASFTPEDLPDNPLSCLYAASGINNNPALTLALLEAGANPNDNESLYHSTEHHDLACMKLLLRHGAKVDGSNALKHMLDREDSEGLQLLLNAGGDPNETNEQGNTALHWAVWRGRSVKIVTTLLDHGADLNVRRHDGRTAYALAVLSGQKEVAAFLQSRGAKTDLSALDQFVEQAGHAGDPLAALPGVSSQPGYQNLIPHLASVHNTSAVRGLLAAGLPVDARGEHGGTALHWASWKGYADLVKLLLDHHASLDIKDQAFHATPSGWLHHGTRNCGEPGGDHAEVARLLIAAGDSMKDCNTPTGNAEVDAVLREHKLLE
- a CDS encoding allantoinase; protein product: MANLTLVYGLRLLPADELTEVGDATLKLKNGREAHVTMHTLEGSKAEIEKQLKTSLEAFFDFYPEI
- a CDS encoding TlpA family protein disulfide reductase; translation: MAALSAGTKAPDITLSAVDGATFSLQDALKKGPVVAVFFKISCPVCQYAFPFFERLHQAHGDKNIAIVGISQDDKRNTGSFLKQYGITFPTLLDDPKGYAVSNAYGLTNVPTWFLIGQDGEIEISSVGWVKKDVEDLNRKLSDLQKTPPPALFKPGEEVRDFRAG
- a CDS encoding septal ring lytic transglycosylase RlpA family protein, with the protein product MASWYGAPYHNRRGSNGEVYNMHAMTAAHLTLPLGSIVRVTNVKTGHAAVVRITDRGPFVEGRILDLSLAAAKALDVYQPGVARVRLEVLQVPAPLDTGGRWAVQIGSIGEEKNATDLMEHLQRRYRTAKVLHFASPAGGWWVRVRVLDDDRERAQTLARETETSEGAVFLVRLD
- a CDS encoding A/G-specific adenine glycosylase, encoding MSASPTTASVKTQRAAPPALGKNLPSFRRALLRWYDANHRDLPWRRTRDPYRIWISEIMLQQTRVAAVLEHYRLFLERFPDIRALAAAPESAVLAAWSGLGYYRRARMMRQCAQKLVEENGGCFPATSLALQSLPGIGRYTAAAIASIAFGEPIAVVDGNVERVLERIAGRQRTKKEFWQQAQALLEESRPADFNQSMMELGALVCTSRQPKCNVCPIRKWCATRGEVPRTQLQSGQSKKEIWYTLEERGQRLRLIQRPANVSLMAGMWELPEALPTVASRSKSGAGTKVDATNGDALNSTTRSAKPAAKRRKPTAHGASRGSPAGHDKAPNGRKRLSAAPWRTFRHSITTTNYTVHVVRGRATHGKWVAIAKISDLPITGLTRKILKAAGII
- a CDS encoding histidine triad nucleotide-binding protein, which encodes MADCLFCRIVRGEVPSKKVYEDKHTLAFDDINPQAPTHVLVIPKKHIAGLKEASAEDAELVGYCHLAAAEIARQRSIENGYRTVLNVGPGAGQSVFHMHVHLLGGRPLHWPPG